In Triticum urartu cultivar G1812 chromosome 6, Tu2.1, whole genome shotgun sequence, the following proteins share a genomic window:
- the LOC125512952 gene encoding uncharacterized protein LOC125512952 yields the protein MTGRHDERATGEPRRSKRSRPEAKAAEPPARRPKRAEGHVPPPKRRAARVARPSSPPHGHRDSEDVAVAPPPARRVEAPAPPPKPEHPVRPNWHRTAYRLRNRVVPDTSNRKPAPSRYDNGIEIKHDVTWQTPTCARVALEHYNNMNQGDEHEMVKAVSSHVFVFNGIWFHANFLAKRKGATTCVDLVPKYFFAELEIVGTKKLSCVSCVKLDPGDPQNIGGCSLCYDNIMHPAGGGYHGAQARSV from the exons ATGACTGGCCGCCATGACGAGCGCGCCACCGGCGAACCCCGGAGATCCAAGCGGTCCAGGCCGGAGGCGAAGGCGGCGGAGCCTCCGGCACGCCGGCCCAAGCGCGCCGAGGGCCACGTTCCTCCGCCCAAGCGTCGAGCTGCGAGGGTTGCGCGACCATCTTCGCCCCCTCACGGCCATCGGGATTCGGAGGATGTGGCCGTGGCTCCTCCCCCCGCACGCCGCGTGGAGGCCCCGGCTCCTCCGCCCAAGCCCGAGCACCCCGTCCGCCCTAATTGGCATCGCACCGCGTACAGACTCCGCAACCGCGTCGTCCCGGATACCAGCAACCGCAAGCCCGCCCCCAGCCGCTACGACAACGG GATAGAAATTAAGCATGATGTAACATGGCAAACTCCGACGTGTGCACGTGTGGCTTTGGAACACTACAACAACATGAATCAG GGGGATGAGCATGAGATGGTTAAAGCAGTGAGCAGTCATGTCTTTGTCTTCAATGGTATCTGGTTCCATGCGAATTTCCTTGCTAAGCGAAAAGGAGCCACCACCTGCGTTGATCTCGTCCCCAAGTACTTCTTTGCTGAACTGGAAATCGTGGGGACGAAAAAACTATCTTGTGTTTCATGTGTTAAGCTTGACCCAG GTGATCCCCAAAACATTGGTGGTTGTAGCCTGTGCTATGATAATATCATGCATCCTGCTGGCGGTGGATACCACGGTGCCCAAGCTCGATCTGTTTGA